A region of the Leucobacter komagatae genome:
TTCGACGACGCGGTGCGCGCGGCGGAGGAGCTGTCAGTCATCGACCACCTCGCGGGCCACCGCCTGCTCGTCGGCCTCGGCAAGGGGGTGCCGAGCGACTCGTATCAGGTGTTTGAGGCGTACTCGCCCGACCGCGACCAGAGCTTCACCGAGAAGATCGAGACGCTGCACTGGGCGCTCGAGGGGAACCAGGTCGAGGGCGGCTCGCAGTCGATCTACCCGGCGAACACCTCGCTGCAGGGGCGGCTCTTCCACGGCAGCTCGAACGACGCGACGATCAGGTACGCGGCCGAGCGAGGCGACGGCTTCATTCTTGAGCGCTTCGGCAACGGGCCCGAGCGTGAGCCGGGGGAGCGGCAGGCGTTCCAGCGCCGCCAGTTGCGCACCGTGCTCGACTACCGTCGCGTGTTCCGCGAGACGTGGGGCGACACTCGCACCCCCTACGTCGTGACCTCGCGTAGCGCCTACCCGGGAGCGACGACCGAGGCCGCGCTTGCCGAAGCCTCAACCACGGCGGCGCGGTGGAACGAATACGCCGGGATCCTCGGCCGCGTGAACCCCGCCTACTCGCCCGCCGACCAGCTGCTCTCCGACAACTTCGTGTGGGGCGACCCGCGGGCGCTCGCCGCTGACCTGATTGCCGACCCGACGGTGCTGCTCACCGACGAACTCGTGCTCGGCATCCACCCCGCCCTCCACTCGGTCGACGAGACCATCGCGAAGGCGAAGATCTTGCTCGACGAGGTCGTGCCGCTCGTGCGCGAGGGGTGGGCGACGGGCCGGGCCGGGCTGCTCTCGGCTGAGGAAGCGCGGGTCGCCTCGTGAGCCTCGCGGTGCGCACGGAGGAGGGTGCGGGGGTGGGCGCGGCCCTCGACCTCGAGCTCGCTCGCGACTGGCGGGTCTGGCAGCGGGAGCGGCTCGCCGCGGCGACCGCCCCGCACGGGCCCGCGGCGCTCGTGCTTACTCAGTGGGTGACGGGTGAGGATCCGCGGGAGGTTGCAGGGCTGCCCGGTCTCTGGGCGGCGGTGGGCGGC
Encoded here:
- a CDS encoding LLM class flavin-dependent oxidoreductase, which encodes MTTTPAPEPLHPQSGTRSPLGTTDIGERLRIGFITHFDQSEDTASIYRENIRLVQALEEQGYDSAWIATRHFGSGWAAAPSPYGLLGALAASTERIGLGTAVLPIIFDDAVRAAEELSVIDHLAGHRLLVGLGKGVPSDSYQVFEAYSPDRDQSFTEKIETLHWALEGNQVEGGSQSIYPANTSLQGRLFHGSSNDATIRYAAERGDGFILERFGNGPEREPGERQAFQRRQLRTVLDYRRVFRETWGDTRTPYVVTSRSAYPGATTEAALAEASTTAARWNEYAGILGRVNPAYSPADQLLSDNFVWGDPRALAADLIADPTVLLTDELVLGIHPALHSVDETIAKAKILLDEVVPLVREGWATGRAGLLSAEEARVAS